Proteins from a single region of Psychrobium sp. MM17-31:
- a CDS encoding DUF4144 domain-containing protein — MTTWPAIIKFEADDELFFIADAAQWNSDRDLCGTDYHSSDILIDAAGAIHHLNHQSDGKVTPQSTKQVMELSSAIELVKAHFSAIGACCSAKLSARTFEELFEMVGASEAHK, encoded by the coding sequence GTGACAACTTGGCCTGCCATTATCAAATTCGAAGCAGATGACGAGCTGTTTTTCATCGCTGACGCAGCGCAGTGGAACAGTGATCGCGATCTTTGTGGCACTGACTATCATTCGTCAGACATCTTAATCGACGCCGCTGGTGCAATACATCATCTAAACCATCAATCTGATGGCAAAGTTACTCCTCAATCGACTAAGCAAGTGATGGAGCTTTCCAGCGCCATCGAACTGGTAAAAGCACATTTCTCTGCCATCGGTGCATGCTGCTCGGCAAAACTCTCCGCACGAACTTTTGAAGAATTATTTGAAATGGTTGGCGCTAGTGAAGCTCATAAGTGA